In Blautia wexlerae DSM 19850, a single window of DNA contains:
- a CDS encoding GldG family protein, producing MKLKEKMKNNNHKKFDKKKLIGTISKKHIKNGSYTMVMSVIFIAVVVVLNMIVNAIPSKYSEIDISSQKLYSIGDDTKAMLKDLDKDVTIYQIAQSGSEDENITNLLKKYEDESKYIKVEQKDPVVNPKFVTEYTSDDLSANSLIVVCGDRNKVIDYNNIYESTIDYQTYSSQTTGFDGEGQITSAIGYVTSEDLPILYTLEGHGEKEMDSTIKEDIEKANMDIQSLNLLTEGSVPDDADCLFIDSPSTDISEDEKTAIIDYLENGGKAMIFSDYTTEDLPNFDAVLENYGVQREAGIVFEGDNQHYAMQMPYYLVPTINSTDASSETVSGGYYVLVPYAQGIKKMDDVRDTVTINSILTTSDQAYSKTDLNSDTLEKEDGDEAGPFDLGVSITETLDDDKETQIVYYSTSNLMESQVNQMVSGGNEKLIIESLKWMTDTEDSATVSIPSKSLSVSNLTLTDYDAAFWKICTIGLIPGFFLVVGFAVWMKRRKA from the coding sequence ATGAAACTGAAAGAAAAGATGAAAAATAATAACCATAAAAAATTTGACAAAAAGAAACTGATTGGCACCATCAGTAAGAAGCATATCAAAAACGGCTCTTACACAATGGTTATGTCAGTGATATTTATTGCAGTAGTTGTAGTGCTCAACATGATCGTAAATGCGATTCCGTCCAAATATTCAGAAATTGATATCAGCAGCCAGAAACTCTACAGTATTGGTGATGATACAAAAGCAATGCTGAAAGATCTGGACAAGGACGTAACAATTTACCAGATTGCACAGAGCGGTTCTGAAGATGAGAATATTACCAATCTGCTTAAGAAATATGAAGATGAATCCAAGTATATTAAAGTAGAGCAGAAGGATCCTGTAGTAAATCCTAAATTTGTAACGGAATATACAAGTGATGATCTTTCTGCAAACAGTCTGATCGTTGTATGCGGCGACAGAAATAAAGTCATTGATTACAACAATATCTATGAGAGCACAATTGATTATCAGACCTACAGCTCTCAGACCACCGGTTTCGACGGTGAAGGTCAGATCACAAGTGCGATCGGATATGTAACATCCGAAGATCTCCCGATCCTTTATACACTCGAGGGACATGGTGAGAAGGAGATGGATTCTACTATCAAAGAAGACATCGAGAAGGCAAACATGGATATTCAGTCTCTGAATCTTCTTACAGAGGGAAGTGTTCCGGATGATGCAGACTGCCTGTTCATTGATTCTCCATCCACAGATATTTCAGAAGATGAAAAGACTGCTATTATTGATTATCTTGAAAATGGCGGAAAGGCGATGATTTTCTCTGATTATACAACAGAAGACCTGCCAAACTTTGATGCAGTTCTGGAAAACTATGGTGTTCAGAGAGAAGCTGGAATCGTATTTGAAGGTGATAATCAGCATTATGCAATGCAGATGCCATATTATCTGGTTCCGACTATAAACAGCACAGATGCAAGCTCTGAGACTGTTTCCGGAGGATATTATGTACTTGTACCATATGCACAGGGAATCAAAAAAATGGATGATGTAAGAGATACCGTAACGATCAACAGTATCCTCACCACATCAGACCAGGCATATTCCAAGACAGATCTGAACAGTGATACTCTGGAGAAAGAAGACGGAGACGAAGCTGGCCCATTTGATCTGGGAGTAAGCATCACAGAGACTCTGGATGATGACAAAGAAACGCAGATCGTATACTATTCAACTTCCAATCTGATGGAATCACAGGTAAATCAGATGGTATCCGGCGGAAATGAGAAGCTGATCATCGAATCTCTGAAGTGGATGACAGACACAGAAGACAGTGCAACCGTATCTATCCCATCCAAGAGCCTGTCTGTATCTAATCTGACACTTACAGACTATGATGCTGCATTCTGGAAGATCTGCACCATCGGTCTGATTCCTGGATTCTTCCTTGTTGTAGGGTTTGCAGTTTGGATGAAGAGGAGAAAAGCTTAA
- a CDS encoding ABC transporter permease subunit, translating into MTAIYKRELKSYLTSMVGYLFIFFILVLTGIYFSAYQLSAAYPKFEYTLSAITFAFLIGVPILTMRVLAEERKQKTDQLLLTAPVSVSGIVIGKYLALVTVFAVPMAVMCTYPLIMSRFGTVEFASAYTAVLGFFLLGCANIAIGVFMSALTESQVIAAVLTFVFLFAFYMMNGISSFFSQTSMSTCVTFGLLILAAAIIIYTMIKNILISAVIGVIGEVALIIIYVVKSSIFEGGIQKVLDVFNLSGHFDNFTSNIFDIKGIVYFLSVIAVCLFLTTQSILKRRWN; encoded by the coding sequence ATGACAGCTATATATAAAAGAGAGCTGAAAAGTTACCTGACATCCATGGTAGGATATTTATTTATCTTTTTCATTCTTGTACTGACAGGTATTTATTTTTCAGCATATCAGCTTTCAGCAGCATATCCGAAATTTGAATACACCTTAAGTGCAATTACCTTTGCATTCCTGATCGGAGTACCGATTTTGACTATGCGTGTACTTGCAGAGGAAAGAAAACAGAAAACAGATCAGCTGCTTCTGACAGCACCGGTTTCTGTGAGCGGTATTGTAATAGGTAAATATCTTGCACTGGTAACTGTATTTGCTGTTCCGATGGCAGTTATGTGTACTTATCCGCTGATTATGTCCAGGTTTGGCACAGTAGAGTTTGCATCTGCATATACAGCAGTCCTGGGATTCTTTCTCCTGGGATGTGCAAATATTGCAATCGGTGTATTTATGTCAGCATTAACTGAGAGCCAGGTAATTGCAGCGGTACTCACATTTGTTTTCTTATTTGCATTTTACATGATGAATGGTATTTCTTCATTCTTCTCTCAGACATCTATGTCGACATGCGTGACATTTGGGTTATTGATCCTGGCAGCAGCCATCATTATCTATACCATGATCAAGAATATTCTGATCTCAGCAGTGATCGGTGTGATCGGAGAAGTGGCACTGATTATTATTTATGTAGTAAAATCCAGTATTTTTGAGGGCGGTATTCAGAAAGTCCTGGATGTGTTTAATCTGAGCGGACACTTTGATAATTTTACAAGTAACATCTTTGATATAAAAGGAATTGTATATTTTCTTTCTGTGATCGCAGTATGCCTGTTCCTTACAACACAGTCTATTTTGAAGAGACGCTGGAATTAG
- a CDS encoding ABC transporter ATP-binding protein: MIEVNNLVKRYGNHTAVDHLSFKIEKGKIYGFLGPNGAGKSTTMNMITGYIASTEGTVKIDGHDILEEPEAAKKCIGYLPEQPPVYFDMTVLEYMKFVADLKKIPKDKKANMIEEVMDMVKISDMRNRLIKNLSKGYRQRVGLAEAIMGYPEVIILDEPTVGLDPKQIIEIRTLIKELKKKHTVILSSHILSEVSAVCDYVLIISHGKLVASDTPENLGKLAEGSNTLEMLIKGEKTQIRQALEGIEGVNSVTMEKDEKQNLWSVKVSTEEQNDIREEVFYKMSEINSPIYEMKSRKVSLEEIFLELTASDKPISADEVPNTPEDKDTDAGKSNETNVKQTSAEIPEEQNNDKGGEK; encoded by the coding sequence TTGATTGAAGTAAACAATCTGGTCAAACGATATGGTAACCATACGGCAGTTGACCACCTTTCCTTTAAAATAGAGAAAGGCAAAATCTATGGATTTCTGGGGCCAAACGGTGCAGGAAAATCCACTACAATGAATATGATAACCGGATACATCGCATCCACCGAAGGAACCGTCAAAATTGACGGACACGATATCCTCGAAGAACCGGAAGCGGCAAAGAAATGTATCGGTTATCTGCCTGAACAGCCGCCGGTCTATTTTGATATGACTGTCCTGGAATACATGAAATTTGTGGCAGATCTCAAGAAAATCCCAAAAGATAAAAAAGCAAACATGATCGAAGAAGTCATGGATATGGTAAAGATTTCAGACATGAGAAACCGTCTGATAAAGAACCTGTCAAAAGGTTACAGACAGAGAGTTGGTCTTGCTGAGGCGATTATGGGGTATCCGGAGGTGATCATCCTGGATGAGCCGACAGTAGGTCTTGACCCTAAACAGATTATTGAAATCCGAACCTTAATTAAAGAATTAAAAAAGAAACATACCGTTATTCTCAGCTCGCATATACTTTCTGAAGTAAGCGCGGTATGCGATTACGTGCTGATCATTTCTCATGGAAAACTGGTAGCAAGCGATACTCCTGAGAATCTTGGAAAACTTGCAGAAGGATCCAATACTCTGGAGATGCTTATTAAAGGTGAAAAAACACAGATCAGGCAGGCTCTCGAGGGAATCGAGGGAGTCAACAGCGTAACAATGGAAAAAGATGAGAAACAGAATCTCTGGAGTGTGAAAGTTTCAACAGAGGAGCAGAATGACATTCGGGAAGAAGTATTCTACAAAATGTCGGAGATTAACAGCCCAATCTATGAGATGAAGTCTAGGAAAGTATCACTGGAGGAAATCTTCCTTGAACTTACTGCATCTGATAAACCAATATCTGCAGACGAAGTCCCAAATACACCTGAAGATAAAGATACTGATGCCGGTAAATCAAACGAGACAAACGTAAAACAGACATCAGCAGAAATACCGGAAGAACAGAATAATGATAAAGGGGGAGAGAAATAA
- the rsmG gene encoding 16S rRNA (guanine(527)-N(7))-methyltransferase RsmG: protein MPYNLTTLENGCRELGIELSQKQKNQFIQFYEFLVEKNKVMNLTGITEFEEVLTKHFLDSLACVKAIDMTKVKTIMDIGTGAGFPGVPLKIAFPHLEACLLDSLKKRVNFLEESFELLGLEGIKAIHGRAEEYAKNKEYREKYDLCVSRAVSNLATLSEYCLPYVKIGGTFISYKSGTVQEEAEEAEKAINILGGQVKDITYFKLPDSEIDRSLVIINKKKSTPGKYPRKAGTPLKEPLS from the coding sequence ATGCCGTATAATCTGACGACATTGGAAAATGGATGCAGAGAACTGGGTATAGAGCTGAGCCAGAAGCAGAAAAATCAGTTTATCCAGTTTTATGAATTTCTGGTAGAAAAAAATAAGGTTATGAATCTGACAGGTATTACTGAGTTTGAGGAAGTTCTTACAAAGCACTTTCTTGACAGTCTTGCCTGTGTAAAAGCCATTGATATGACAAAAGTAAAAACAATTATGGACATCGGTACAGGTGCCGGATTTCCAGGTGTGCCTTTGAAAATTGCTTTTCCACATCTGGAGGCATGTCTGCTGGATTCTCTGAAAAAGAGGGTAAACTTCCTTGAGGAAAGTTTTGAGCTTCTTGGATTAGAAGGGATTAAGGCGATTCATGGAAGAGCAGAAGAGTATGCAAAAAATAAAGAGTATCGTGAGAAATATGATCTCTGTGTATCCAGGGCAGTATCAAACCTTGCAACTCTGTCAGAATATTGTCTTCCTTATGTAAAGATAGGAGGAACTTTCATTTCCTATAAATCAGGAACTGTACAGGAAGAGGCAGAAGAAGCAGAGAAAGCAATCAATATCCTCGGTGGTCAGGTGAAAGACATCACATACTTTAAATTGCCGGACTCCGAGATTGACCGATCCCTTGTCATTATAAATAAGAAAAAATCTACACCTGGAAAGTATCCGCGTAAAGCAGGAACACCATTAAAAGAACCATTGTCATAA
- the mnmG gene encoding tRNA uridine-5-carboxymethylaminomethyl(34) synthesis enzyme MnmG: protein MRTLVEDYDIVVVGAGHAGCEAALAGARLGLNTVMFTVSVDSIALMPCNPNVGGSSKGHLVRELDALGGEMGKNIDKTFIQSKMLNCSKGPAVHSLRAQADKQAYSNEMRKTLENTPNLTIKQGEVTKLLVEDGKITGVKTYSGATYNCKAVVLCTGTYLKARCIYGDVSNYTGPNGLQAANYLTDSLKELGIEMFRFKTGTPARIAGNTIDYSKMEEQFGDERVVPFSFSTNPEDVQIEQKSCWLTYTNEKTHEIIRANLDRSPLYSGMIEGTGPRYCPSIEDKVVRFADKNRHQVFIEPEGLYTNEMYIGGMSSSLPEDVQEEMYHSVPGLEHAKIVKNAYAIEYDCINPRQLYPTLEFKKIKGLFSGGQFNGSSGYEEAAAQGLIAGINAALEVKGQEQLILDRSEAYIGVLIDDLVTKENHEPYRMMTSRAEYRLLLRQDNADLRLRKKGYQAGLISEEDYQKILTKEEQIKTEISRVEHTNIGANKEVQTLLESYNSTPLKSGTTLAELIRRPELSYEAIKPLDKERPELPWDVQEQVDINIKYDGYIRRQLKQVEQFKKLEAKKIPTDLDYEKVGSLRIEARQKLEAYRPISIGQASRISGVSPADISVLLVYLSSTK, encoded by the coding sequence ATGAGAACGTTAGTAGAAGATTATGATATTGTTGTAGTCGGTGCCGGTCATGCCGGATGTGAAGCAGCACTTGCGGGTGCGCGCCTGGGCCTGAATACAGTGATGTTTACTGTAAGTGTAGACAGTATCGCATTAATGCCATGTAACCCGAACGTAGGTGGCAGTTCCAAAGGCCATCTGGTAAGAGAGCTTGATGCCCTGGGCGGTGAAATGGGAAAAAATATTGACAAGACCTTTATCCAGTCCAAAATGCTTAACTGTTCCAAAGGACCTGCAGTGCACTCCTTACGTGCGCAGGCTGACAAACAGGCATACAGCAATGAAATGAGAAAAACGCTTGAAAATACACCTAATCTGACTATTAAACAGGGAGAAGTAACAAAACTTCTGGTCGAGGACGGAAAGATTACAGGGGTAAAAACATATTCCGGTGCAACTTATAACTGTAAAGCTGTGGTCCTCTGTACAGGAACTTATTTAAAAGCAAGATGTATTTACGGTGATGTAAGTAATTATACAGGACCAAACGGACTGCAGGCAGCCAACTATCTGACTGATTCTCTGAAAGAGCTGGGAATTGAAATGTTCCGTTTTAAAACAGGAACACCTGCCCGTATTGCCGGAAATACAATTGACTACAGCAAAATGGAGGAACAGTTTGGAGATGAGAGAGTTGTACCATTTTCATTCTCAACTAATCCGGAAGATGTTCAGATAGAGCAGAAATCCTGCTGGCTGACATATACAAATGAGAAAACTCATGAGATCATTCGTGCAAACCTTGACCGTTCTCCGTTGTATTCCGGTATGATCGAAGGAACCGGTCCGCGTTATTGCCCGTCAATTGAAGATAAAGTAGTCCGTTTTGCAGATAAGAACCGTCATCAGGTATTTATTGAGCCGGAAGGTCTCTATACAAATGAGATGTATATTGGTGGAATGTCCAGTTCTCTGCCGGAAGATGTGCAGGAAGAAATGTATCATTCCGTACCGGGACTGGAACATGCAAAAATCGTAAAAAATGCATATGCCATCGAATATGACTGTATTAATCCACGTCAGTTATATCCTACACTGGAATTTAAGAAAATCAAAGGACTGTTCAGCGGCGGTCAGTTTAACGGAAGCTCAGGGTATGAAGAAGCAGCGGCGCAGGGACTGATCGCAGGAATTAATGCTGCTCTGGAAGTTAAAGGTCAGGAACAGCTGATTCTTGACCGTTCTGAGGCTTATATTGGTGTTCTTATTGATGATCTGGTAACAAAAGAAAACCATGAGCCATACAGAATGATGACCAGCAGAGCGGAGTACAGATTACTTCTCCGACAGGATAATGCGGATCTGAGACTTCGTAAAAAGGGATATCAGGCAGGGCTCATCAGTGAAGAGGATTATCAGAAAATCCTTACGAAAGAAGAACAGATAAAAACAGAGATCAGCAGAGTAGAACATACAAATATCGGAGCAAACAAAGAGGTTCAGACCCTTCTGGAAAGCTATAACAGCACACCGCTGAAATCCGGAACCACTCTGGCAGAACTGATCCGCCGTCCGGAACTTTCTTATGAAGCAATCAAACCACTTGATAAAGAACGTCCGGAGCTGCCATGGGATGTACAGGAACAGGTTGACATTAACATCAAGTATGATGGATATATCCGCAGACAGTTAAAACAGGTAGAACAGTTTAAGAAACTGGAAGCAAAGAAAATCCCGACAGATCTTGATTATGAGAAAGTTGGAAGCCTGAGAATCGAAGCACGTCAGAAACTGGAAGCATACAGACCGATTTCAATCGGACAGGCTTCCCGAATTTCAGGAGTTTCTCCTGCTGATATATCAGTTTTACTGGTGTATCTTTCCAGTACGAAATAA
- the mnmE gene encoding tRNA uridine-5-carboxymethylaminomethyl(34) synthesis GTPase MnmE: METTIAAISTAMSASGIGIIRISGENAMDVISRIYRSKGGKKKIKEVPTHTIHYGYIYDGEELIDEVLVMIMHAPRTFTGEDTVEIDCHGGVYAMQRVLDTVLKNGAEIAEPGEFTKRAFLNGRMDLSQAEAVMDVIQAKNEYALRSSMDQLRGSVQKAIRDIREKLIYHIAYIESALDDPEHISLDGYPQELLEVVDNEQKEVKRLLKTSSDGKMIQEGIQTVILGKPNAGKSSLLNLLIGENRAIVTDIAGTTRDILEEYITLHGISLKIIDTAGIRETKDIVEKIGVDRAREMAQKADLILYVVDSSVPLDENDEEIMEMLTGKKAIILYNKTDLQPEIQPEILKEKTGHPVIPISAKEEKGITELEEQIKDMFFGGEISFNDEVYITNARHKAALEEADRSLDLVRNSIERGMPEDFFSIDLMNAYENLGKILGESVGEDLVNEIFSKFCMGK, from the coding sequence ATGGAAACAACAATCGCAGCAATTTCCACAGCCATGAGTGCGTCCGGAATCGGAATCATCCGTATCAGCGGCGAGAATGCCATGGATGTGATTTCCCGTATCTACAGATCAAAAGGCGGGAAGAAAAAAATAAAAGAAGTTCCGACTCATACCATTCATTATGGATATATTTATGATGGAGAGGAACTGATTGATGAGGTTCTGGTAATGATCATGCATGCACCGAGGACTTTTACAGGAGAAGATACAGTAGAAATAGACTGTCATGGTGGTGTATATGCTATGCAGAGGGTTTTGGATACAGTGCTGAAAAATGGTGCCGAAATTGCAGAACCAGGAGAATTTACCAAACGTGCCTTCCTGAACGGACGGATGGATCTATCCCAGGCAGAGGCTGTTATGGATGTTATACAGGCGAAAAATGAATATGCGCTTCGCAGTTCCATGGATCAGTTAAGAGGTTCTGTGCAGAAAGCAATCCGAGATATCAGAGAAAAGCTGATTTATCACATTGCATATATAGAATCGGCACTGGATGATCCGGAACATATCAGTCTGGATGGATATCCCCAAGAACTTCTGGAAGTTGTGGATAATGAACAGAAAGAAGTGAAGCGCCTGTTGAAAACTTCTTCTGACGGAAAGATGATCCAGGAGGGAATCCAGACAGTTATCCTTGGAAAACCAAATGCCGGAAAATCCTCACTGTTAAATCTTCTGATCGGAGAAAACCGGGCTATTGTGACAGATATTGCAGGAACGACCAGAGACATTCTGGAGGAATATATCACACTTCATGGAATATCTCTGAAGATTATTGATACAGCCGGAATCCGGGAAACAAAGGATATTGTGGAAAAAATAGGGGTAGACAGAGCCAGAGAAATGGCACAGAAAGCAGATCTGATTCTTTATGTAGTGGATTCTTCTGTTCCGCTTGACGAAAATGATGAAGAAATCATGGAAATGCTTACTGGAAAAAAGGCGATTATCCTGTATAATAAAACTGATCTTCAGCCGGAAATCCAGCCGGAAATCCTGAAAGAAAAAACAGGACATCCTGTAATTCCGATTTCTGCAAAAGAAGAAAAAGGCATTACAGAACTGGAAGAACAGATTAAAGATATGTTTTTTGGAGGAGAGATTTCCTTTAATGATGAGGTATATATTACAAATGCCCGTCATAAAGCAGCATTGGAAGAGGCTGACAGAAGCCTTGATCTGGTCAGAAACAGTATCGAAAGGGGAATGCCGGAAGATTTCTTTTCTATAGATCTTATGAATGCATATGAAAATCTGGGTAAAATCCTCGGAGAGTCTGTTGGTGAAGATCTGGTAAATGAGATATTCAGCAAGTTTTGCATGGGTAAATAA
- the jag gene encoding RNA-binding cell elongation regulator Jag/EloR — translation MEDYIQFSAKTKSEAITKACIELGVSSDQLEIQVISEGSNGFFGIGSKPAVIKVRKIEPVSEEEEMKEIVETVKLDSFKEEAPVQEEKKTEAIKPVKKEIKEPKAVSEKPRQPKPVKERAAKEKQPREFREPKEKQVREKTTKPVKPVEILTDPEEIKEVENRAKVFLRDVFASMNLGEVEITSEYNTTDGSLEVDFEGEDMGILIGKRGQTLDSLQYLTSLVVNKGKSNYIRVKLDTEDYRKRRKETLENLARGIAYKVRKTRKPVILEPMNPYERRIIHSALQGNKFVETVSEGEEPYRHVVVKLKRN, via the coding sequence ATGGAGGATTATATCCAGTTTTCAGCGAAAACAAAGAGTGAAGCAATTACAAAAGCATGTATCGAGCTTGGCGTATCCAGTGACCAGCTTGAGATTCAGGTAATAAGTGAAGGCAGCAACGGATTTTTCGGAATCGGAAGCAAGCCTGCAGTAATTAAGGTTCGTAAGATTGAGCCGGTTTCTGAGGAAGAAGAAATGAAGGAGATCGTAGAGACAGTGAAACTCGATTCCTTCAAAGAGGAAGCCCCGGTTCAGGAAGAAAAGAAAACGGAAGCTATAAAACCGGTAAAGAAAGAAATCAAAGAGCCGAAAGCTGTTTCTGAGAAACCAAGACAGCCAAAACCTGTAAAGGAAAGGGCTGCAAAAGAAAAACAGCCGAGAGAATTCAGAGAGCCAAAAGAGAAACAAGTCAGAGAAAAGACGACTAAACCGGTAAAGCCTGTTGAGATCCTTACAGATCCGGAAGAGATTAAAGAAGTAGAAAACAGAGCAAAGGTATTCCTTCGTGATGTATTTGCGTCCATGAATCTTGGAGAAGTAGAGATTACATCTGAATATAACACAACGGACGGAAGTCTGGAAGTTGACTTTGAAGGCGAAGATATGGGAATCCTTATCGGCAAGAGAGGCCAGACTCTGGATTCTCTTCAGTATCTGACGAGTCTTGTGGTAAATAAAGGTAAATCAAATTACATTCGTGTAAAACTTGATACAGAAGATTACCGCAAGCGCCGTAAAGAAACTCTTGAGAACCTTGCAAGAGGTATTGCTTATAAAGTAAGAAAAACCCGCAAGCCGGTTATTCTTGAGCCAATGAATCCTTATGAGAGAAGAATTATCCATTCTGCTCTTCAGGGAAATAAATTCGTTGAGACAGTCAGTGAGGGTGAAGAGCCTTACCGTCATGTAGTGGTAAAATTAAAAAGAAATTAA